CTCGTCTGTCCTTGATGAAGGATGGATGAGTTCATTAGATTGAACTACTAAGTGCCAAATTCTCCATTAACCGCTATGGAACGCAAGTCCAACTGAGGTAACTTCCATGGTGATTATGGAAGTTACCTTCAAATTCTCCGGACTCCTTGACATTAGGAACAGTTATTAAACAGATAACCATTCCACATATGCTATATAAGGATTTTTTGATGAGAAGGTAAGGCATTCAGacatttttatttgagaaatcaCTCCCTTCTTACAGAGAATTCCAAGTTCACTAACTTCACCATTGGAGGACTTTTGGCCGGTCcccaccggtctcctctgattTAGTGTTTGTTTTTAGGATCCAGCCCTAAGATCATCAGCGTTCGAGACTTACCAACCTACTGATATTCAAGGAACTATCAGATTTCAATTGTAGTTCAATTTTTTGCCACGTgttccatctaattttttaatttttgtggcaaataaattattgagtgtaaaaattgaagagtcaaattctaattagattttaatatatatatatatatatgagaaactattaaatattttaaaattgtatggtttaaaaaagcTATAAGTTATAACTCGTATATTAGGTATAACTAGCATGTAACCCATGCAAATGCAaggatatatttaaaattaaacataatttttattataaaatataaataattactcaaattatttttaaaaaaaatagcatgtaacacatCCATTAATGCATACATATAGTTACATTTAagattaaacataatttttatcataaaaatatagatacttagtcaaattatttttttaaaagtaaacatACGTCATTAGTCACGTATTAAagttcttacctaaatttaatactacttatgattattttttttctaattttttagtaAGATAGAACGTgtgataatttttgttatttggtgatttttttttagtatatgtgattcttttttctttttttatttcatagcTCGTGAGTATTAGATTCTTAATATTTtacactcattaactcacttgatataaagattaaaaaacttagatggacacatgacacaaacttaagtgaataattataatatagttcccacataaatttagatacaatttttattataaaaatataaataattagtcaaatcatttttaaaaaatagcatgtaacacatgtATATGTatggatacacttaaattaaatacaatttttatcataaaaatataaataattagtcattatatatatatttaaagtcaACGTAATTGTCACATATtataatttaatactacttattatgatcttcttcttttttctaatttttaataagatagaatgtgtaatgatttttattgagtatatgtgattagtttttttttttttttttaatttatagtttattaatactagATTCTTAGTAATTTGCACTTATTAACtcacttggtacaaaaattaaaaaaacttaagtagGCATCTGATacaaacttaagtggataattaattaagtgtggTCCCCACATAAATCTaaacacatggcacaaaattaataactctaatttggaattctaatttaagtttctATCAATTTcacatattattatatatatagatatatagatttgaactcatatatgtgtgtaattattattatttttgcaaaAGTGGGGAAGCATAAATTGctagaatttaattaagaatATGCATTAATTACTTGCTaggtttaattattttaagcataCAATTATTCACTACCATTGTTTAAAATATTCTAGCATTTTTTAAATTCACTaccatttttgttctttcttgtGATCTTGAGATACATATTTGCTTGCTATCTTTTTCAGCCATATTGAACGTTTAGAGAATGGTATTGGATCTGTGAAGCGTTTTTAATATATTGGACTTTTCATTTCTGCTGAACATTTTACAATTACAGTTAAAAATAACTAATTGATATCTTACAAGATGTGCAgtatattttaaacattttgtAAAACCTTATCTTAGATCCAATGcctataatattattattatgtgttataatatttgggaatcaattaaattatattgtatATCATTAAAAAAGGAAGCGcagtttattaaaataatatcatttaaaatatgaaacaaCTGCTtgaataaattgataaaattattttcactaatttaagaataattttttttttttatctatgcAGCGTGTTATATAGTTTTCTTTTACCCTTTGCTAGGCTTTATTTCAATTGCTGTCAAAGCAACTCAATTTGAAcaagaaactatttttttaatataaatcttagaaaaataataataagttttttatataaatatttagttCATCAACTATAAATGattaattcaagaaaaaaaaaagtacaattacTATGTTTAGTTATGTAGCACGAGTTAAGTCCTTTTAGATATACATTACTGTTTCTTTAAAACTTTATCTcatctgtgtgtgtgttaaaaatacttaatattctaaaaaaaaagttacatacGTAGCACGAACTTAGGCTATTACACTGTTGGAAGAGTGTCAAATTCCAtgtcaatgatttttttttttttttaatttacaattagcatttcaaataatttttttttcttatataaattttgtagaaaaaaataaataaatttatgttatataaataattagtgcatcatatataaataattaatataataaatggAATAGTATAATTTAACCTATCAACACGAGTacatgaaaattaattaatacatttaACATAAGAGATTTTCATTTCCTTCTCAAGAAATATTGCATGACTTGGCAAAAGCTTACCTCAGGTCCTCAACTATGGTTTTTTCCGCAGCTTACTAACTTTGTAGGTTGTgagtaataaaaattaaaagtagtATTAATAGTAGATTTATATAAAAGTAATTATTTATCGTTAACaatttataatttcaataagtgttatctttgaaaaaaaaagtttgaaaaattgtaTAAGTCAAACCAAAGCACAAAATTTTATCTGCGTTACTCAAGCATGTCAAACTCCTCCTTATCCAGGCTTTGTCACCCGTGTATCACTTTCCATTAATTTGTGCCTATAAATATGTATGCAAACTCCACATTTTATCCACACTAATTAAGCGCCCCCCCCCTACATTCTCTACTTTCCCACCCACTCTCTTACTTTTGTGGTGGTATGGATAATTCCATCAATTCTGAACCCCAGGTAAACTTTGCTCCCCCTAGAGACTTTGCCACCACGTTGAAATCGGATCTGAAAGAAACTTTCTTCCCTGACGATCCCTTCCGGCAATTCAAGGACGATAAACCAACCCGCCGTGTCACCAAAGCTCTACAATACTTTATCCCAATCCTTGAATGGCTTCCTAAGTACAATTTACGTTTACTTAGATATGATATCCTGGCTGGTCTCACCATTACAAGCCTTGCCATCCCTCAAGGAATTAGCTATgcaaaacttgctgaaattccTCCAATCATTGGCCTCTGTAAGACccatgtttaattttttggcaCACACAACGTTCaagatatatataatatataaagatttATCTCATGAAATTGTAAAAAGTTATAAatgatttggcattttttttttttgtagattcCAGCTTTGTTCCACCTCTTCTATACGCTGTTTTCGGAAGCTCGAAACATCTTGCAGTTGGAACAGTAGCAGCGGCATCATTGCTCTTATCGTCAACCCTTGATGATGTGGTATCATCAACAGATAATCCGGCATTGTATCTCCAGTTGGTTTTCACTGCCACGTTCATCACCGGAGTCTTTCAAACTGCTTTAGGTTTTCTAAGGTGAGTTAATaatagagagaaaattaaaGAGATGGATTGTTTTTTGGAACAGAATCCTTTTTCATTTAAAAGTTTATTTCGtgattatttatttcaaatgaTATGTGTTTTTCGTGTCCGGTATagcaaaaattgagtttttttttttttttttttttcttggaaggaacaaaaaaggataaaattaattaaagtatTATCCTCCCAATGATtatattaatcaataaaatatacGCAACATTATCTttcttaaatataaaattttttcataaaaattgtattaaaacttttctaaaataatattttaataaatgcaTACAAttctatataaaatttaaaaaaaataaaaaaattagtgtaCTGCACATGCACACTAAGAAGTTGTATCTAAATTGATCATGTTGAAGGCAAAAGATAGAAGTTGTTCCTAAATTGATATTGTTGACGGCAAAAGATAGAAATATTATTGGTAtacgttgttgttgtttatttttgttaatagaAAAAAGCCAATATGATTAGTATTCTGGTGTGACGGCTGTTAATAAAAGGAAAGATGATTTTGGTGCAGGTTAGGAATTTTGGTGGACTTTTTGTCGCATTCCACGATAACTGGTTTTATGGGAGGGACGGCTACGATAATCTGCTTGCAACAGTTAAAGGGATTTTTCGGAATGAACCATTTTACCACCAAAACCGACGTCATTTCTGTGATGCATGCAATCATCAAGAATAGAAAGGAGGTTTGTAATTTCTGGAAGACACCCCCAgcttataataaataaataaataaattttgtttgctTTTAATTCCTTGATCCAAACTGAGATTGAGGGTcgggattaatttggttaagtcCATCATGCGAATGAACTCACATCATATGGTGATTCATGAATGTCACCAGAAAATGACAATCACATAAAACAAATGGTactgtttttgaagaagaaaaatacttttttttggagataaaatttcataaaaagtCATATTTGAACACTCTCTTATATATCAAGATATTTTAGAAACTACACTTctagtttttttataaaaaaaattctataaaaatacTTATTTACAATCTTTAATATgtattacaatattttcttataattgttagaATCGCAAATTAATGTAATCCCATTAACTATAATcagaaatatcaaatattatAGATTCTATGCTGAGTGTGTATAGCTAGAGGAAATCCCATGTTATAACTCTGTCATCATACAAAAGGAATCGGTGTTCATCTTAATGAATTCATTGCTTTggctctcaaaaaaaattatcattaaagtcttataaattgatatttcaacttttaaatataataaaaaaagtaatatttaaatgtatttattatgCTATTAATGAAACATCAATTGTTATgtcattttgtgaattttttataataaaattagtattattttagtattttcctttaaaaaaaagaaaacgatCGAGGTCAAGAAATAAACATTGATACTCAAACGATGATAATGACATTTGATCTTCTTTTGTACAGTGGAGATGGGAGAGTGCAGTTGTTGGTATagttttccttatttttctccAATTGACTAGATATGtggtaatctctctctctctctctctctctctctctctctctctctctctctctctctctctctctctctctctctctctctctctctctctctctctctcataatatTGTTCAACCATAAATTTCTAGGCAAAAAAGAAGCCGAAGCTATTTTGGGTGTCAGCTATGTCTCCACTGGTGACCGTAGTTATAGGTTGTCTCTTTGCTTATTTTGCTCACGCAGAAGATCATGGAATCCAAATTGTAAGtgaattataataataattattattattttattaattttcctcTTAAGCTGTTTATGCTTTTGTTAGATGACAATAATGAGTTTTGCAGTGAGGCATATGTGgatcattttaagaaattttatataCATCTGGTTAGGAGAACACATGTTTACAAATCattgatatatttaaaataaatttaaccaTTTTCCTTGATGTTTAGATTAGTCATAACTCACAagttatctcaaaaaaaattgtgagtaaTATGGTTGGTTAAGTAATAAGTCATCCATTTGACGTGAGTGTTCAATATTATATCGTTGAATCTAAAATTCACTAACTCAAGTAATAAGACAGTCATTTGACGTGAgtgtttaatattatatatgtagttGAGTCTAAAACTCACTAACTTAAGTTTTTAAGTTAAAGTTGTATCCCAACATATTGTATTGAACCCGTGTTAAAAGGACTCCTTATGGTTTTAAGTTTCAATTCTCACacactctcaaaaaaataaaaaataaagtttcaaTTCTCACAAATCCAAACCCCCAATAAATGATATCATGATTAAACAGACAGAGGTGGTGACTAGCATATTAACTCTACACATATTTAAGTAAAGGATCTAAAATCTAAtagtcatgctaacgagtgacCTAAGGGCATTcattaacaatccattttaggaaagttttgacataacttttatgagaaatgaaaaaaagtgtcaaaacattttttttttcttttcccataaaaattttctttaactggattttTAActagtgccctaagggcactcgttaacatTTCCCAAAATCTAAatatgttggtttttttttttgagaaactaaatATGTTAGTTAAGAGGAGTGTGCATGTGTGTTGGTGGCTCCCATAATTGCATCACATGTGAGTAGTAAGTTGATTAAATGATAAAGGTGGGCCATTAATagaatattttgttcattttaacTTACTTACTTAAACTTTTGAATTAAGATAGCTTCCTTCGATTGAGATCATTGTACAAATAACCCCCTCCCtctcacaataattttttaccaattttattttttttagcaattgcATCAAGAATGCCCCAAATAATATTACACCTTATATCAATCCAGCTTCTCTAACATGTTGTATTTAAACCCTTCACAAAGAGACTCTTTTAAAATGACACTTTCAGTTTGGGTTTTTATCCTAAACTCCTAATCATATATGATGCTTAAAGAATTGACCatctttatataataataattttcttctaaatatatttaattttttacctTTTCCTTTGTCCTTTATATGTTAGGTGGGACACTTGAAGAAAGGAATAAATCCTTCTTCAATTCATTTGTTAAACTTTGATTCTAAATATCTGCCAACAGTGGCGAAAGCTGGGATTGTAACAGGCCTCATAGCTCTTGCTGTAAGTACTTTAATCTTCTTCTGTAATAACATATAGATATATGAATGAAGTAGTCATTGtctaaaataattaatgcaGGAAGGGATAGCAATTGGAAGGAGCTTTGCCATaatgaaaaatgaacaaattgATGGGAATAAGGAGATGATAGCTTTTGGCTTCATGAATATTGTTGGATCTGTCACTTCATGCTACTTGACAACGGGTATAAATCACTCaatcatttttgtgttttcaaatatgttgaaattttattcagtgattttataactaaatggtatttattttgtatatatatattatatatgcaGGACCATTTTCAAAAACTGCTGTCAATTTCAATGCTGGATGTAGGACTGCCATGTCAAATGTAGTAATGGCAATTTTCATGGGGCTCACGCTACTGTTCTTGGCTCCTCTCTTTAGTTATACCCCTCTCGTTGCTTTATCTGCCATTATCATGTCGGCTATGTTTGGACTCATCAAGTACGAAGAAGCCTATCACCTCCTCAAAGTGGACAAGTTTGATTTTGTCATTTGCATGGCTGCCTTCTTAGGTGTTTCATTTGTGAGCATGGATGTGGGCCTCATGCtttcggtaattttttttattattttggttaaattattaattttattttcaaactgtttaattttattcttcaaCTATTAATTATGTCACTTTAGTCCAACAGTTCTCAAAGTCAAGTTAATTTAATTGATACCTAATCCTAATAACCACATCATTCACGGAGAGTTCTCAAAGTGAAGTTAATTTAATTGATACCTAATCCTAATAACCACATCATTCACGGAGATGTATAGAATGactatatatattgataaataaTGATAAACATTGaggatgaaaataaaaaaataaaaattaagtatca
This DNA window, taken from Quercus robur chromosome 2, dhQueRobu3.1, whole genome shotgun sequence, encodes the following:
- the LOC126715259 gene encoding probable sulfate transporter 3.5, with amino-acid sequence MDNSINSEPQVNFAPPRDFATTLKSDLKETFFPDDPFRQFKDDKPTRRVTKALQYFIPILEWLPKYNLRLLRYDILAGLTITSLAIPQGISYAKLAEIPPIIGLYSSFVPPLLYAVFGSSKHLAVGTVAAASLLLSSTLDDVVSSTDNPALYLQLVFTATFITGVFQTALGFLRLGILVDFLSHSTITGFMGGTATIICLQQLKGFFGMNHFTTKTDVISVMHAIIKNRKEWRWESAVVGIVFLIFLQLTRYVAKKKPKLFWVSAMSPLVTVVIGCLFAYFAHAEDHGIQIVGHLKKGINPSSIHLLNFDSKYLPTVAKAGIVTGLIALAEGIAIGRSFAIMKNEQIDGNKEMIAFGFMNIVGSVTSCYLTTGPFSKTAVNFNAGCRTAMSNVVMAIFMGLTLLFLAPLFSYTPLVALSAIIMSAMFGLIKYEEAYHLLKVDKFDFVICMAAFLGVSFVSMDVGLMLSVGLGIIRALLYVARPATCKLGKVPNSILYRDFEQYPGSTNVPGILVLQLGSPIYFANCTYIRERILRWIREEQANIVSKGDILENVFLDLTGVTSIDMTGIETLIEVHKTLEAKDIKMAIINPRTKVMEKMITSKFVDTFGKKNIFLSIDAAIDACRFSLQNSKQHNNAPLQSFVV